A DNA window from Lutra lutra chromosome 8, mLutLut1.2, whole genome shotgun sequence contains the following coding sequences:
- the LOC125106711 gene encoding olfactory receptor 6C76-like yields the protein MKNQTSVTEFILLGLTNDPKLNILIFLFLFFTYILSLAGNLTIITLTLVDPHLKTPMYFFLRNFSFLEISFTTVCIPRFLVSIITGDMTISYNSCMAQEFFFILLGSTEFFLLTAMSYDRYVAICKPLHYTTIMNSRVCNQLVISSWLAGFLIIFPPVIMGLQLDFCHSNIIDHFTCDSSPILSISCTDTTFLELMVFILAVFTLMVTLILVVLSYVFILKTILRIPSAEQRRKAFSTCSSHMIVVSISYGSCIFMYVKTSAKEGVGLTKGIAVLNTSVAPMLNPFIYSLRNQQVKQSFKNLTNKCFSNKL from the coding sequence atgaaaaatcaaacatCTGTGACAGAGTTCATTCTTCTGGGATTAACAAATGACccaaaactaaatattttaatttttctatttctatttttcacatatatactGAGTTTAGCTGGAAACCTGACAATTATAACCCTCACTCTGGTAGATCCTCACCTTAAAActcccatgtatttcttccttaggaatttctcttttctagaaATCTCATTCACAACAGTTTGTATTCCTAGATTTCTGGTCAGCATTATAACAGGAGATATGACCATTTCCTATAATTCCTGCATGGCACAGGAGTTTTTCTTCATACTCCTTGGCTccacagaattttttcttttgactgcTATGTCTTATGATCGGTACGTAGCTATCTGCAAGCCACTGCATTACACAACAATAATGAACAGCAGAGTCTGCAACCAGCTTGTAATTAGCTCCTGGCTAGCTGGATTTCTCATTATCTTTCCACCTGTGATCATGGGACTTCAACTGGATTTCTGCCACTCCAACATCATTGACCACTTCACTTGTGACTCTTCTCCTATACTGTCGATCTCCTGTACAGACACAACATTCCTAGAGCTCATGGTGTTCATCCTGGCAGTATTCACGCTCATGGTAACCTTAATATTAGTGGTTCTTTCCTATGTATTCATCCTTAAAACGATTCTGAGAATCCCCTCTGCTGAACAAAGGAGAAAGGCCTTTTCCACTTGTTCCTCACACATGATTGTTGTCTCTATTTCTTATGGAAGTTGCATTTTCATGTATGTCAAAACGTCAGCAAAAGAAGGAGTGGGTTTGACCAAGGGTATAGCTGTGCTCAACACCTCTGTTGCCCCAATGCTAAATCCTTTTATTTACTCCTTAAGGAACCAGCAGGTAAAGCAGTCTTTTAAGAACTTAACCAACAAATGCTTCTCAAATAAACTGTAA